In Kineococcus sp. NBC_00420, a single genomic region encodes these proteins:
- a CDS encoding pentapeptide repeat-containing protein, with product MPKKPSRRSEEPATPTPDLPLDESTLEAATRPPRAGESHDGLLFGEATCGDLSGVDARDARFLGCVLSRVRADGLALAGARLVDVRIAALAATEAPWRSSTWQEVVVEDCRIGAWDLSAAQWTRVAVRGGRFDFVNLREASLTDVTFTGCDLREVDVSGAGLTRVRFLDCRIGHLDVTSARLSGVDLSGADLEAVSGVGSLRGARISELQLLRLAPLLAEHLGLRVAD from the coding sequence GTGCCGAAGAAGCCCAGCCGCCGCTCCGAGGAGCCGGCGACGCCCACCCCCGACCTCCCGCTCGACGAGTCCACCCTCGAGGCGGCGACGCGGCCACCGAGGGCGGGTGAGTCCCACGACGGACTCCTCTTCGGCGAGGCGACCTGCGGGGACCTCAGCGGCGTCGACGCCCGGGACGCGCGGTTCCTGGGGTGCGTGCTGTCCCGGGTGCGCGCCGACGGGCTGGCGTTGGCGGGGGCCCGCCTGGTCGACGTGCGGATCGCCGCGCTCGCCGCGACCGAGGCGCCGTGGCGCTCCTCCACCTGGCAGGAGGTGGTCGTCGAGGACTGCCGCATCGGCGCGTGGGACCTGTCCGCGGCGCAGTGGACGCGCGTGGCCGTCCGCGGTGGCCGTTTCGACTTCGTGAACCTGCGCGAGGCGTCGCTGACCGACGTCACCTTCACCGGGTGCGACCTGCGCGAGGTCGACGTCTCCGGCGCGGGCCTCACGCGGGTGCGGTTCCTCGACTGCCGGATCGGGCACCTGGACGTGACCTCGGCCCGGTTGAGCGGTGTCGACCTGAGCGGGGCCGACCTCGAGGCCGTCAGCGGGGTCGGGTCGCTGCGCGGCGCCCGGATCAGCGAGCTCCAGCTCCTCCGCCTCGCGCCGTTGCTCGCCGAGCACCTCGGACTGCGGGTGGCGGACTGA
- a CDS encoding GNAT family N-acetyltransferase → MTEVRPAVLEDADQLARIHVDTWRATYTGLIPDTVIAGLSLNSSVQRWRDVLPTTPPRHCFVALDVTGDVIGFVRRGPSRDEGAAPTTGEVQSLYVHPEHWNTGAGRALLDTATTELRDDGFTDATLWVLTGNARARRFYERCGWHTDGRTQHDHRRGVVLDEVSYRRGL, encoded by the coding sequence ATGACCGAGGTGAGGCCCGCCGTCCTCGAGGACGCCGACCAGCTCGCACGCATCCACGTCGACACCTGGCGCGCCACCTACACGGGCCTGATCCCCGACACGGTGATCGCGGGACTGTCGCTGAACAGCTCCGTCCAGCGGTGGCGTGACGTACTGCCCACCACCCCGCCACGACACTGCTTCGTCGCTCTCGACGTCACCGGAGACGTCATCGGCTTCGTGCGTCGCGGCCCCAGCCGCGACGAGGGAGCAGCACCCACCACCGGTGAGGTCCAGTCCCTCTACGTCCACCCCGAACACTGGAACACCGGGGCCGGGCGAGCACTGCTCGACACCGCCACCACCGAGCTGCGCGACGACGGCTTCACCGACGCGACCCTGTGGGTCCTGACCGGCAACGCCCGCGCCCGGCGCTTCTACGAACGGTGCGGCTGGCACACCGACGGGCGCACCCAGCACGACCACCGCCGGGGCGTCGTCCTGGACGAGGTGAGCTACCGGCGCGGCCTCTGA
- a CDS encoding GTP-binding protein has product MSSPARKIVVTGPFGAGKTTFATTVTAGLGGGTLVTTETGVSDETAALKTSTTVAMDHTSFTVPAPATAGWDDVRVNLFGTPGQERFSFMWELLARNMDGYLVLVDASRSTSIEAAADIVGAFQRIAPAVPRLVAVSRWADPAGTRARLGQLLGTSPSALIACDPRDLSQCTAVLTVLLDGVHTLESRRVAAGTDGATA; this is encoded by the coding sequence GTGAGCAGCCCCGCCCGCAAGATCGTGGTCACCGGACCCTTCGGGGCCGGCAAGACCACGTTCGCCACCACCGTCACCGCAGGCCTCGGGGGTGGGACGCTCGTGACCACCGAGACCGGGGTCAGCGACGAGACGGCCGCGCTCAAGACCTCCACGACCGTCGCGATGGACCACACCAGCTTCACGGTGCCCGCCCCCGCCACCGCCGGCTGGGACGACGTCAGGGTCAACCTCTTCGGCACCCCGGGCCAGGAACGGTTCTCCTTCATGTGGGAACTGCTGGCCCGGAACATGGACGGCTACCTCGTCCTCGTCGACGCCAGCCGCTCCACCAGCATCGAAGCGGCCGCCGACATCGTCGGGGCCTTCCAGCGCATCGCCCCGGCCGTCCCGCGCCTGGTCGCGGTCAGCCGCTGGGCCGACCCCGCCGGCACCCGCGCCCGACTGGGCCAGCTCCTCGGCACCTCGCCGTCGGCGCTCATCGCCTGCGACCCCCGCGACCTGTCCCAGTGCACGGCCGTCCTGACGGTCCTGCTCGACGGCGTCCACACCCTCGAGAGCCGCCGCGTCGCCGCCGGCACGGACGGAGCCACAGCATGA
- a CDS encoding roadblock/LC7 domain-containing protein, with protein sequence MIVKQHAMRVSGALKRDIPGLRRILVARTDGLAFHDDGPERDHESAAAIVATVLGIAQRAADANVLGPFQSTTVKGSDGALVVYAITTSHILAVVTDPSVNLVLLDRLALKLVADLAGAESGATPARAR encoded by the coding sequence ATGATCGTGAAGCAGCACGCGATGCGCGTCAGCGGCGCCCTCAAGCGCGACATCCCGGGGCTGCGGCGGATCCTCGTCGCCCGCACCGACGGCCTCGCCTTCCACGACGACGGCCCCGAACGCGACCACGAGTCCGCGGCCGCCATCGTCGCGACCGTCCTCGGCATCGCCCAGCGCGCCGCGGACGCCAACGTCCTCGGCCCGTTCCAGTCCACGACCGTCAAGGGCAGCGACGGCGCTCTCGTCGTGTACGCGATCACCACCAGCCACATCCTCGCCGTCGTCACCGACCCCTCCGTCAACCTCGTGCTGCTCGACCGCCTCGCCCTCAAGCTGGTCGCCGACCTCGCCGGCGCCGAGTCCGGCGCGACACCGGCCCGCGCCCGCTGA
- the aspS gene encoding aspartate--tRNA ligase produces MLRTHEAGSLRAGHAGQTVTLTGWVARRRDHGGVAFLDLRDASGVVQVVARDEILDAGGARDLRNEYCIRITGDVRLRPDGNDNANIPTGAVEVDTTALEVLSEAAPLPFQIDDHLTVGEEARLKYRYLDLRRTGPANALKLRSAANKAARTVLEEHAFTEVETPTLTRSTPEGARDFVVPARLSPGSWYALPQSPQLFKQLLMVAGMERYYQIARCYRDEDFRADRQPEFTQLDIEMSFVEQDDVIALGEQIVSALWKLIGYDVPLPIPRMTFEEAMRRYGSDKPDLRFGIELVECAEFFADTSFRVFQSPYVGAVVMPGGASQPRKTLDAWQEWAKQRGARGLAYVLVGEDGELAGPVAKNLSDTERAGLAAHVGANPGDCIFFAAGAVNPSRALLGAARAEIARRTGAIDENAWSFLWVVDAPMFKSAAEDDDVSIGGGNWNAVHHAFTAPKPEHLDTFDTDPGSALTNAYDIVCNGNEIGGGSIRIHRRDVQERVFAVMGISEADAREKFGFLLDAFSFGAPPHGGIAFGWDRVVALLTGSDSIREVIAFPKSGGGYDPLTAAPAPITAQQRREAGVDFTPEAKKPAETVEA; encoded by the coding sequence GTGCTCCGCACCCACGAGGCCGGCAGCCTGCGCGCCGGTCACGCCGGACAGACCGTGACGCTCACCGGCTGGGTGGCGCGTCGACGGGATCACGGGGGAGTGGCCTTCCTGGACCTGCGCGACGCCTCGGGTGTCGTCCAGGTCGTCGCGCGCGACGAGATCCTCGACGCCGGCGGCGCCCGCGACCTGCGCAACGAGTACTGCATCCGCATCACCGGAGACGTGCGGCTGCGCCCCGACGGCAACGACAACGCCAACATCCCCACGGGTGCGGTCGAGGTCGACACCACGGCGCTGGAGGTCCTCTCCGAGGCCGCACCGCTGCCGTTCCAGATCGACGACCACCTCACCGTCGGTGAGGAGGCCCGGCTGAAGTACCGCTACCTCGACCTGCGCCGCACCGGCCCCGCGAACGCGCTGAAGCTGCGTTCGGCCGCGAACAAGGCCGCGCGCACCGTGCTCGAGGAACACGCGTTCACCGAGGTCGAGACCCCGACGCTGACCCGGTCCACCCCCGAGGGGGCGCGCGACTTCGTCGTCCCCGCCCGCCTGTCCCCGGGTTCCTGGTACGCCCTGCCGCAGAGCCCGCAGCTGTTCAAGCAGTTGCTGATGGTCGCCGGCATGGAGCGCTACTACCAGATCGCCCGCTGCTACCGCGACGAGGACTTCCGCGCCGACCGGCAGCCGGAGTTCACCCAGCTCGACATCGAGATGAGCTTCGTCGAGCAGGACGACGTCATCGCCCTCGGCGAGCAGATCGTCTCCGCGCTCTGGAAGCTCATCGGCTACGACGTTCCGCTGCCGATCCCGCGGATGACCTTCGAGGAGGCCATGCGCCGCTACGGCTCCGACAAGCCCGACCTGCGCTTCGGCATCGAACTCGTCGAGTGCGCCGAGTTCTTCGCCGACACCAGCTTCCGGGTGTTCCAGTCGCCCTACGTCGGTGCCGTCGTCATGCCGGGCGGCGCCTCCCAGCCGCGCAAGACCCTCGACGCCTGGCAGGAGTGGGCCAAGCAGCGCGGGGCCCGCGGGCTGGCCTACGTCCTCGTCGGCGAGGACGGCGAACTCGCCGGTCCGGTCGCCAAGAACCTCTCCGACACCGAACGCGCCGGTCTCGCCGCGCACGTCGGCGCGAACCCGGGCGACTGCATCTTCTTCGCCGCCGGCGCCGTGAACCCCTCCCGTGCGCTGCTCGGAGCCGCCCGCGCCGAGATCGCCCGGCGCACCGGCGCGATCGACGAGAACGCGTGGTCCTTCCTCTGGGTCGTCGACGCACCCATGTTCAAGTCCGCGGCCGAGGACGACGACGTGTCGATCGGCGGCGGGAACTGGAACGCCGTCCACCACGCCTTCACCGCCCCGAAGCCCGAGCACCTCGACACCTTCGACACCGACCCGGGGTCCGCGCTCACCAACGCCTACGACATCGTCTGCAACGGCAACGAGATCGGCGGCGGCTCGATCCGCATCCACCGTCGCGACGTCCAGGAACGCGTCTTCGCGGTCATGGGCATCTCCGAGGCCGACGCGCGGGAGAAGTTCGGCTTCCTCCTCGACGCGTTCTCCTTCGGCGCCCCGCCGCACGGCGGGATCGCCTTCGGCTGGGACCGCGTCGTCGCCCTGCTCACCGGCTCCGACTCCATCCGCGAGGTCATCGCCTTCCCCAAGTCCGGCGGCGGCTACGACCCGCTGACGGCCGCGCCCGCGCCCATCACGGCGCAGCAGCGCCGCGAGGCCGGGGTCGACTTCACGCCCGAGGCCAAGAAGCCGGCGGAGACCGTCGAGGCGTGA
- a CDS encoding phosphatase PAP2 family protein, with the protein MIRSALGCAVLFVALAVLVTTGATARPDRFLSELGTAAAGAHPTLTRVAQVVEAVTQPVWVYLAGLLGVVAVWRRGRRRAAVASLVAGAVASVTSPALKAAFDRERPAVDLGYTTAGGGSFPSGHALASATVVLLFVLVLVPVRWRSRAIVLGCLELGVVAVDRVWVGAHWPSDVLAGFLLAGLIVLLAARSASEGDGDPAGAAGGPGPEARG; encoded by the coding sequence GTGATCCGGTCCGCCCTGGGGTGTGCCGTCCTGTTCGTGGCGCTCGCGGTCCTCGTGACCACGGGCGCCACGGCGCGTCCGGACCGGTTCCTCTCCGAGCTCGGGACGGCCGCCGCGGGTGCCCATCCCACGCTGACGCGGGTCGCCCAGGTCGTCGAGGCCGTCACCCAGCCCGTGTGGGTGTACCTGGCGGGTCTGCTCGGCGTCGTGGCCGTCTGGCGCCGCGGGCGTCGGCGGGCCGCGGTGGCCTCGCTGGTCGCGGGTGCGGTCGCGTCGGTGACGTCCCCGGCGTTGAAGGCGGCCTTCGACCGGGAACGTCCGGCCGTCGACCTCGGGTACACCACCGCCGGTGGCGGGTCGTTCCCCTCCGGGCACGCCCTGGCGTCGGCGACGGTGGTGCTGCTGTTCGTGCTCGTCCTGGTGCCCGTCCGGTGGCGTTCCCGCGCGATCGTCCTGGGTTGCCTGGAACTCGGGGTGGTCGCGGTGGACCGGGTCTGGGTGGGCGCGCACTGGCCCAGTGACGTGCTGGCCGGGTTCCTGCTGGCGGGTCTGATCGTCCTGCTCGCCGCCCGGTCCGCGTCAGAGGGTGACGGTGACCCAGCCGGTGCGGCGGGTGGTCCCGGTCCCGAGGCTCGCGGGTAA
- a CDS encoding glycosyltransferase family 39 protein: MSTTSDAVPRFERTAATSPGTGRWRRAATSVWRGRDADPRWVRPALLVLLLTTGVLYLVGLSESGWANPFYSAAAQAGSQSWEAWFYGSSDAANAITVDKPPAALWVTGLSVRVFGLSSWSILVPQALEGVAAVALLYATVRRRSTPAAGLIAGALLATTPVAVLMFRFNNPDALLVLLMIAATWAVLTSVDTGRARFLYWAGVFVGLGFLTKQLQVFLVLPGLGLAYLWAAPHGLGRRVRHLLLAGAAVVVAGGWWVAVVELVPDSWRPYVGGSQDNSFLELTFGYNGFGRLTGDETGSVGATHGWGETGLGRMFSSEFGGNVSWLLPAAFLLAIAGFVVTRRAPRTDVRRAGYLAWAGWLLVTFVAFSFMSGIIHPYYTVALAPAVAALVATGAVDLWRLRSARWALPVLAVVVAVSTAWSVVLLSRSADFVPWLRWVVLVAGVLAVAGFVAAAFVRGPVSGQLRSSLRQAGAVAAAIAVLAGPASYSLQTASTAHTGAIVSAGPTVSSGFGMAGGMPGTRGGGQFSGMFAQGGAGGQSGQSGQRTFGPPTGVGGPTGSAGTGLGTRSARGGGVGGLLGASTPGAALTALLEADAGSYSWVAATTGSNNAAGYQLATQEPVMAVGGFNGTDPAPTLAQFQAHVAAGDIHYYIASSSMASTTSGGSDDANEISEWVAANFTATTVDGTTVYDLTAS, translated from the coding sequence ATGAGCACCACCTCCGACGCCGTCCCGCGGTTCGAGCGTACCGCCGCCACCTCGCCGGGCACCGGGCGGTGGCGACGCGCGGCGACGTCGGTCTGGCGGGGTCGCGACGCCGATCCGCGCTGGGTCCGACCCGCCCTGCTCGTCCTCCTCCTGACCACCGGTGTGCTCTACCTGGTGGGGTTGTCGGAGTCGGGGTGGGCGAACCCCTTCTACTCCGCGGCCGCGCAGGCGGGGTCGCAGTCGTGGGAGGCCTGGTTCTACGGCTCCTCCGACGCGGCGAACGCCATCACCGTCGACAAACCCCCGGCGGCGTTGTGGGTCACCGGGTTGTCGGTGCGCGTCTTCGGGTTGTCGTCGTGGTCGATCCTCGTGCCCCAGGCCCTCGAGGGCGTCGCCGCGGTGGCGCTGCTGTACGCGACCGTCCGCCGGCGCAGCACCCCCGCGGCCGGTCTGATCGCCGGAGCGCTGCTGGCCACCACACCCGTCGCGGTCCTGATGTTCCGCTTCAACAACCCCGACGCCCTGCTGGTCCTGCTGATGATCGCCGCCACCTGGGCGGTCCTGACGTCGGTCGACACCGGACGGGCCCGATTCCTGTACTGGGCGGGGGTGTTCGTCGGCCTGGGTTTCCTCACCAAGCAGTTGCAGGTGTTCCTCGTCCTGCCCGGCCTCGGCCTGGCCTACCTGTGGGCGGCCCCGCACGGCCTCGGCCGGCGCGTCCGGCACCTGCTGCTCGCAGGAGCGGCCGTGGTGGTGGCCGGCGGCTGGTGGGTCGCGGTCGTCGAACTCGTCCCGGACTCCTGGCGCCCCTACGTCGGCGGCTCGCAGGACAACTCGTTCCTGGAACTGACGTTCGGCTACAACGGCTTCGGCCGCCTGACCGGCGATGAGACCGGAAGCGTCGGCGCCACCCACGGCTGGGGCGAGACCGGTCTCGGGCGGATGTTCTCCTCCGAGTTCGGCGGGAACGTCTCGTGGTTGCTGCCCGCGGCGTTCCTGCTCGCGATCGCCGGGTTCGTCGTGACCCGACGCGCCCCGCGGACCGACGTCCGCCGCGCCGGCTACCTCGCCTGGGCCGGCTGGTTGCTGGTCACGTTCGTGGCCTTCAGCTTCATGTCCGGGATCATCCACCCCTACTACACGGTGGCCCTGGCCCCGGCCGTCGCGGCTCTGGTCGCGACGGGTGCGGTGGACCTGTGGCGGCTGCGGTCGGCCCGGTGGGCGCTCCCCGTCCTCGCGGTCGTCGTCGCGGTCAGCACGGCGTGGTCCGTCGTCCTGCTCTCCCGCAGCGCCGACTTCGTCCCGTGGTTGCGCTGGGTCGTCCTGGTGGCCGGGGTCCTGGCCGTCGCCGGGTTCGTCGCGGCGGCGTTCGTCCGTGGCCCGGTGTCCGGCCAGCTGCGGAGTTCACTGCGGCAGGCCGGGGCCGTCGCGGCCGCCATCGCGGTCCTCGCCGGCCCCGCCTCGTACTCCCTGCAGACGGCGTCGACCGCCCACACCGGGGCGATCGTCTCCGCAGGCCCGACGGTGTCCTCCGGTTTCGGCATGGCCGGCGGGATGCCCGGCACCCGCGGGGGCGGTCAGTTCAGCGGGATGTTCGCCCAGGGCGGGGCCGGCGGTCAGAGCGGTCAGAGCGGTCAGCGGACGTTCGGGCCGCCGACCGGTGTGGGCGGCCCGACGGGTTCCGCCGGCACCGGACTCGGGACGCGGTCCGCGCGGGGTGGCGGCGTCGGCGGCCTGCTGGGCGCCAGCACCCCCGGCGCGGCGCTCACCGCCCTCCTCGAGGCCGACGCCGGTTCCTACTCCTGGGTCGCGGCCACGACGGGTTCGAACAACGCGGCCGGGTACCAGCTCGCCACCCAGGAACCGGTCATGGCCGTCGGCGGGTTCAACGGCACCGACCCGGCGCCGACCCTGGCCCAGTTCCAGGCCCACGTCGCGGCCGGCGACATCCACTACTACATCGCGAGTTCCTCGATGGCCTCCACCACCTCCGGGGGCAGCGACGACGCCAACGAGATCTCCGAGTGGGTCGCGGCGAACTTCACCGCGACCACGGTCGACGGCACGACGGTCTACGACCTCACGGCCTCCTGA
- a CDS encoding bifunctional glycosyltransferase family 2/GtrA family protein, translated as MTATTSSTGTTPPRPRPAADTATWGTTAATSGAPVLDVVVPVFNEETDLEPCVRRLHAHVARFPFRTRITVADNASTDGTPRVARALAEELPDVRHVRLEEKGRGRALNRVWSASDAEVLAYMDVDLSTDLAALLPLVAGLLSGHSDVAIGSRLAKGSHVVRGAKREIISRCYNLILHGTLRVRFTDAQCGFKALRADVAREILPLVEDTGWFFDTEVLVLAERSGLRIQEIPVDWVDDPDSTVDIVATAVADLRGIRRLAGAMASGRLPLKEIRASLGRGPQPAALAGVPTSLAGQLTRFIAVGLTSTAAYALLYLLFQEFGSAQVANFVALLVTAVGNTALNRRVTFGVRGRDGAGRHQAQGLFVFLLGWAITAGSLSALHAGNPDAGRGVELAVLTAANLAATVVRFLLLRSWVFRSRRHHQPGAEQAVDTPQEHA; from the coding sequence ATGACAGCGACCACCTCCTCCACGGGGACGACGCCACCCCGGCCCCGGCCGGCCGCGGACACCGCCACCTGGGGCACCACCGCCGCCACCTCCGGGGCTCCCGTCCTGGACGTCGTGGTCCCCGTCTTCAACGAGGAGACCGACCTCGAACCCTGCGTCCGCCGCCTGCACGCGCACGTGGCCCGCTTCCCCTTCCGCACCCGCATCACCGTCGCCGACAACGCCAGCACCGACGGCACCCCGCGGGTCGCCCGCGCCCTGGCCGAGGAACTCCCCGACGTCCGCCACGTCCGGCTCGAGGAGAAGGGGCGCGGGCGGGCGCTGAACCGGGTCTGGTCCGCCTCCGACGCCGAGGTCCTCGCCTACATGGACGTCGACCTCTCCACCGACCTCGCGGCCCTGCTGCCGCTGGTCGCGGGCCTGCTCTCCGGCCACTCCGACGTCGCCATCGGTTCGCGGCTGGCGAAGGGTTCCCACGTCGTCCGCGGCGCGAAGCGCGAGATCATCTCCCGCTGCTACAACCTGATCCTGCACGGCACGCTGCGGGTGCGCTTCACCGACGCCCAGTGCGGTTTCAAGGCCCTCCGCGCCGACGTGGCCCGGGAGATCCTGCCCCTCGTCGAGGACACCGGCTGGTTCTTCGACACCGAGGTGCTGGTGCTCGCCGAACGGTCCGGCCTGCGGATCCAGGAGATCCCGGTCGACTGGGTCGACGACCCCGACAGCACCGTCGACATCGTCGCCACCGCGGTGGCCGACCTGCGCGGGATCCGCCGGCTCGCGGGGGCGATGGCCTCGGGCCGGTTGCCGCTGAAGGAGATCCGCGCCAGCCTCGGCCGCGGCCCCCAGCCCGCCGCCCTCGCCGGTGTCCCGACCTCGCTCGCGGGGCAGCTCACCCGGTTCATCGCGGTCGGGCTGACCAGCACGGCCGCCTACGCCCTGCTGTACCTGCTGTTCCAGGAGTTCGGCAGCGCCCAGGTCGCGAACTTCGTCGCCCTCCTCGTCACCGCGGTCGGGAACACCGCCCTGAACCGTCGCGTGACGTTCGGGGTCCGCGGGCGGGACGGGGCGGGACGGCACCAGGCGCAGGGGCTGTTCGTGTTCCTGCTCGGCTGGGCCATCACCGCCGGCAGCCTGTCGGCGCTGCACGCGGGAAACCCCGACGCCGGTCGCGGCGTCGAACTCGCGGTCCTCACCGCGGCGAACCTCGCGGCGACGGTCGTCCGCTTCCTGCTGCTGCGCTCCTGGGTGTTCCGCAGCCGCAGGCACCACCAACCCGGGGCCGAGCAGGCCGTCGACACCCCGCAGGAGCACGCATGA